In one Drosophila albomicans strain 15112-1751.03 chromosome X, ASM965048v2, whole genome shotgun sequence genomic region, the following are encoded:
- the LOC117568617 gene encoding GPI inositol-deacylase: MIVFRNCAVLLVIGSICSFIYGIGQLHVEVEPNACRMTYMFGEPMFARVHFAANKQFPNYGLYYYYESVRRESPLKSRMTGAPVIFVPGNAGSYKQVRSLASVALRKAREHVETGVHLDYYTIDFDEELSAVYGGYMYHQQTFLKHCIRSILTLYRQPSPIVLIGHSMGGKLAQSVLTDAEISQHINAIISISTPLDQPVLNLDAHLGQFYVDTHTQLSRTRTASKPTNSTNVCQSLHQKQLSEERMASQELSPKLDNVLLISTGGGNRDLLVNAGLTSSQFNDLHAMTSAIPRVSLSCDHLSAVWCLQFMQVINRFLFSIAQRRSDDTVIFSSNKQRNMHSALSHFVRRRPRQQSLVNLPSRTNWHEERRLVINKFFASGLKSQYHELISLQRQERYKKIAIEALNVESDENWLFGCEAQRHNDNESLTCDKATPLTHLIQRLPNAEIEARSIAVLDLHNLRKTYQQWSHLLVRLPPGSQRTGYNLDIYDPKERIVDIRIPRWYAYGRRTAVNETLQGTLHYKLRVAELVEPYQSLRVHVEPLQCLQPNYRITAKLCVPWAAGFERYQTLTSPDQKPGLYVNVPTLMPRHYNTSLNPVVLDLYLDPICRYRISYEYSYADALSRIVLQYYGWFPAHLVCVLLIVLRNQLDKFQHVGSFNSLKPYVGYLQYTSIYLVTGCRLLKKLILNLKVFPEPEPLDYSINVSIIIHCTAIGISILLVLGLWLALTLYGHVFYRLALRLTRLSTSSSNILLSIMTHLPITYGILTIGVAIGASSGLGLLLAFVFYFLMLSNAYKDYLEDFLWQKAADLVKLTTTGAQQQQQSEDQTPANTEQPLFELDEPDTETDSETEALQEAQPAAEEKSDEKAAEFCVGLQNFPFHVTLLLMLFMLLLLNGPTTLAWLRSRRHGINLPDPSLVTNVIVLASLSLLLQLRAPQKLRGYWILSLVLYFCAGCVLLYSQAAVYRLNYVIAGAFALLAGQQSLGCLLEKLLPKYFD; the protein is encoded by the exons ATGATAGTGTTTCGGAACTGTGCAGTGCTCCTTGTAATTGGCTCAATATGCAGTTTCATCTACGGAATCGGCCAGCTGCACGTGGAAGTGGAACCCAACGCCTGCCGCATGACTTATATGTTTGGCGAGCCCATGTTTGCG CGTGTGCACTTTGCGGCGAATAAACAGTTCCCCAACTATGGCCTCTATTACTACTACGAAAGTGTGCGCCGTGAGAGTCCCCTCAAGAGTCGCATGACCGGCGCTCCCGTAATATTTGTGCCCGGCAATGCTGGCTCCTATAAGCAGGTGCGTTCTCTCGCCTCGGTGGCGTTGCGCAAGGCACGCGAACATGTGGAGACTGGTGTGCATCTGGACTACTATACCATTGACTTTGATGAGGAATTGTCGGCTGTCTATGGCGGCTATATGTACCATCAGCAAACGTTTCTCAAGCATTGCATACGCAGCATTTTGACGCTATACCGGCAACCCAGTCCCATTGTGCTGATTGGCCATTCGATGGGCGGCAAATTGGCGCAATCGGTGCTCACAGATGCGGAGATAAGTCAACATATCAATGCGATTATTAGCATATCAACGCCATTGGATCAGCCGGTGCTCAATTTAGATGCCCATCTGGGTCAATTCTATGTGGACACGCACACGCAGCTTAGTCGCACACGCACCGCCTCAAAGCCGACGAATAGCACGAATGTGTGCCAGAGTTTGCATCAGAAGCAGTTGAGCGAGGAGCGCATGGCCAGCCAAGAATTGTCACCGAAGCTGGACAATGTGCTGCTCATCTCGACGGGCGGCGGCAATCGTGATCTCTTGGTCAATGCAGGACTGACCAGTTCACAGTTTAACGATCTCCATGCCATG ACTTCGGCCATACCGCGTGTGAGCCTCAGTTGTGACCATTTGTCGGCGGTTTGGTGTCTGCAGTTCATGCAGGTCATAAATCGTTTCCTCTTCAGCATTGCCCAGCGACGCAGCGATGACACCGTCATCtttagcagcaacaaacagcgCAACATGCATTCTGCGCTGTCGCATTTTGTG CGACGAAGACCACGTCAGCAGAGTTTGGTCAATTTGCCGTCGCGTACCAATTGGCATGAGGAGCGACGCCTGGTCATCAACAAGTTCTTTGCTAGCGGCCTAAAGAGTCAATACCACGAGCTGATTAGCCTGCAGCGTCAGGAGCGTTACAAG AAAATTGCCATCGAGGCGCTGAACGTAGAGAGCGATGAGAACTGGTTGTTTGGCTGCGAAGCTCAACGTCACAACGACAATGAGTCACTCACTTG CGACAAGGCGACACCATTGACGCATCTGATACAGCGTTTGCCCAATGCAGAGATCGAAGCGCGCAGCATTGCTGTCCTGGACTTGCACAATTTACGCAAAACGTATCAACAGTGGTCGCATTTGTTGGTACGCCTGCCACCAGGTAGCCAGCGCACTGGCTACAATCTGGACATCTATGATCCCAAGGAGCGCATTGTCGATATACGCATACCTCGATGGTATGCCTATGGACGACGCACGGCAGTCAATGAGACGCTGCAGGGCACGTTGCACTACAAGTTGCGCGTCGCAGAGCTGGTCGAACCTTATCAGAGTTTGCGTGTCCATGTCGAGCCGTTGCAGTGTCTGCAGCCCAACTATCGCATCACGGCCAAACTATGTGTGCCCTGGGCAGCTGGTTTTGAACGCTATCAAACACTAAC CTCGCCAGATCAGAAACCCGGACTCTATGTCAATGTGCCCACGCTGATGCCAAGGCATTACAATACTTCCCTCAATCCCGTCGTGCTCGACTTGTACTTGGATCCCATTTGTCGCTATCGCATCAG CTATGAATACTCTTATGCGGATGCCTTGTCCCGCATTGTGTTGCAGTATTACGGATGGTTTCCGGCGCATTTGGTGTGCGTTCTGCTGATTGTGCTGCGCAATCAATTGGATAAATTCCAGCACGTTGGCAGCTTCAATAGCCTGAAGCCCTACGTTGGCTATTTGCAGTACACATCGATCTATTTGGTCACCGGCTGTCGGCTGCTCAAGAAGCTGATACTCAATTTGAAAGTCTTCCCGGAACCGGAGCCACTCGACTATAGCATCAATGTATCGATCATTATACACTGCACCGCCATTGGCATCTCCATTTTGTTAGTGCTGGGACTGTGGTTAGCACTGACGCTTTACGGACATGTCTTTTATCGCCTGGCATTGCGACTGACGCGACTCTCGACATCCAGCTCCAATATTTTACTGTCGATCATGACACATTTGCCAATCACGTATGGCATATTGACAATTGGCGTTGCTATTGGCGCCAGCAGCGGTCTGGGCCTGCTCTTGgcatttgtattttactttttgaTGCTATCGAATGCGTACAAAGATTATCTTGAGGATTTTCTATGGCAAAAGGCGGCCGATTTGGTTAAACTAACAACGACGggtgcacaacaacaacaacaaagcgagGACCAGACACCAGCGAATACGGAGCAGCCGCTTTTCGAGCTGGATGAACCTGACACGGAAACCGATTCCGAAACAGAGGCGTTGCAAGAGGCACAGCCAGCAGCTGAGGAGAAGTCTGACGAGAAGGCGGCAGAATTTTGCGTCGGCTTGCAGAACTTTCCCTTTCACGTCACGCTGCTGCTCATGCTGTTCATGCTCTTGTTGCTCAATGGACCCACCACGCTTGCCTGGCTGCGTAGTCGTCG CCATGGCATTAATCTTCCAGATCCGTCGCTGGTCACCAACGTCATTGTGTTGGCTTCGTTGAgtctgctgctccagctgcgtGCACCACAAAAACT TCGTGGCTATTGGATATTGTCGTTGGTGTTGTACTTTTGTGCTGGATGCGTGCTCCTCTATTCACAGGCGGCTGTCTATCGCCTCAACTATGTGATCGCTGGCGCCTTTGCGCTGCTCGCCGGCCAACAGAGTCTAGGGTGTTTGCTGGAGAAACTCTTGCCCAAGTATTTTGACTAG
- the LOC117569073 gene encoding protein twisted gastrulation, translated as MEVWRSLTIGAFLVLGFVCFYGVVESCNEIVCASIVSKCMLTQSCKCELKNCSCCKECLKCLGKKYYEECCSCVELCPKPNETRNSLSKKSHVEDFEGVPELFNVLASEDDSDSDYWDAFTFQVDWSRGKPTLEKDEKYYLKYNDKNLEDGGAEERDNLLTVNCTVIYWDHCVSMNKCRQSCQTTGASSYRWFHDGCCECVGSTCINYGVNESRCRRCPESKDSDDDFDENIDEEMQDFGDSMGPFDGSVNSNY; from the exons ATGGAAGTGTGGCGATCGTTGACGATTGGCGCATTTCTAGTGCTGGGATTTGTGTGCTTCTATGGCGTGGTGGAATCATGCAATGAAATCGTTTGCGCCTCCATCGTTTCCAAGTGCATGTTAACGCAAAGCTGCAAATGCGAGCTTAAAAATTGCTCCTGCTGCAAAGAGTGCCTCAAGTGTCTGGGCAAAAAATACTATGAGGAGTGCTGTAGTTGTGTGG aGTTGTGTCCCAAGCCCAATGAAACACGCAATTCGCTGTCAAAGAAATCGCACGTAGAAGATTTTGAAGGCGTGCCCGAGCTCTTCAATGTGCTGGCCTCTGAAGATGACAGTGATAGTGATTATTGGGATGCGTTCACATTTCAAGTGGATTGGTCCAGGGGCAAGCCCACATTGGAGAAGGATGAAAAATATTATCTTA AATATAACGATAAGAACTTGGAAGATGGCGGCGCCGAAGAGCGTGACAATTTGCTGACAGTTAACTGCACAGTCATATATTGGGATCATTGTGTGTCGATGAATAAATGCCGTCAAAGCTGTCAAACTACAGGTGCTAGCAGCTACAG ATGGTTCCACGATGGTTGCTGCGAATGTGTAGGCTCTACGTGTATTAACTATGGAGTCAATGAAagtcgctgtcgacgttgTCCAGAATCGAAAGATTCCGACGATGATTTCGATGAGAACATCGATGAAGAGATGCAGGACTTTGGCGACAGTATGGGTCCCTTCGATGGCTCAGTGAATAGTAATTATTGA
- the LOC117568658 gene encoding paraplegin, producing the protein MFKGLRHVRNVLQRGHYCNQATGRCHATYVTHMMKAEAAASAASAATKHNNNNSGGIGSAALRHQLSVPALQPLSWRQVQLLRSEYKAIVGVIARSLQLTTREVQQLHLRCLSSRKSDNESSSSSSKSSDDKKGDKSEKKATTAAGDDSSSSKETTSSSGEEPPKDSSSSNSNNNKNNENDEKLRSVLTKAVLWLFTIYMFVAFISLLITPRTERPEGSTRYVSWNEFVHHMLAVGEVKELIIRPDMEMVTIILHEGAVIKGRKVTSSIFHMAVADANKFEEKLRLVEKRLGIKDGVPVTYDRQTDTTGRILMLLLFCALLMSIATRMRSMKSPLSMDSFNQMGRAKFTLVDPFDGGRGVLFRDVAGLSEAKQEVKEFVDYLKSPEKYQRLGAKVPRGALLLGPPGCGKTLLAKAVATEAQVPFLSMNGSEFIEMIGGLGAARVRDLFKEGKKRAPCIIYIDEIDAIGRQRSGTESMGQGSSGESEQTLNQLLVEMDGMATKEGVLMLASTNRADILDKALLRPGRFDRHILIDLPTLQERKEIFEKHLSSVKLAESPSTYSQRLARLTPGFSGADIANVCNEAALHAARHTQSEVSSKNLEYAVERLVGGTEKRSHALSLAERKVIAYHESGHALVGWMLPNSDILLKVTIVPRTSLALGFAQYTPSEQHLYSKEELFDKMCMALGGRAAENLIFQRITTGAQNDLEKVTKIAYSQIKKFGMNDTLGPIYIRDADESGSSGAGGSSKPFSRAMENIIDNEARTIVSKAYQTTEEILITHRDKLEKLAEALLEKETLDYDEVVSLIGPPPFDPAKRQVEAVEFEQSLKNLSTDDATKA; encoded by the exons ATGTTCAAGGGTTTGCGACATGTGAGAAATGTGCTGCAACGTGGACACTACTGCAATCAGGCAACAGGCCGCTGCCATGCCACCTACGTGACGCACATGATGaaagctgaagcagcagcgtCGGCGGCATCGGCAGCCaccaaacacaacaacaacaattctgGTGGCATCGGCAGTGCTGCCTTGCGACACCAGCTGAGTGTGCCCGCTTTGCAGCCGCTGAGCTGGCGACAG gTGCAACTGCTGCGCTCGGAGTACAAGGCAATTGTGGGTGTGATCGCGCGCTCGCTGCAATTGACGACACGCGAGGtgcagcaattgcatttgcgCTGCCTGAGCTCCCGCAAATCGGACaacgaaagcagcagcagcagcagcaaaagcagcgaTGACAAAAAAGGCGACAAGTCggaaaagaaagcaacaacagctgctggcgacgacagcagcagcagtaaagaAACAACAAGCAGCTCTGGAGAGGAACCCCCCaaggacagcagcagcagcaatagcaataacaacaagaacaacgagAATGACGAGAAATTGCGCTCAGTCCTAACTAAAGCCGTGTTGTGGCTCTTCACCATCTACATGTTTGTGGCCTTCATCTCGCTGCTTATCACACCGCGCACCGAACGTCCCGAGGGCTCCACACGCTACGTCTCCTGGAATGAGTTTGTGCATCACATGCTCGCCGTTGGCGAAGTCAAGGAACTGATCATACGCCCCGACATGGAGATGGTTACCATCATTCTGCATGAGGGCGCCGTGATCAAGGGACGTAAAGTCACCTCGAGCATTTTCCACATGGCTGTTGCCGATGCCAACAAGTTTGAGGAGAAACTGCGGCTGGTGGAGAAGCGGCTAGGTATCAAGGACGGCGTGCCAGTTACCTATGATCGGCAGACGGATACAACCGGTCGCATattgatgctgttgctcttcTGTGCGCTGCTCATGTCGATTGCAACGCGCATGCGCAGTATGAAGAGTCCCCTCAGCATGGACTCCTTT AACCAAATGGGACGCGCCAAGTTCACGCTGGTTGATCCCTTTGATGGTGGACGCGGCGTTTTGTTTCGCGACGTTGCCGGCCTCAGTGAGGCCAAGCAAGAGGTGAAGGAGTTCGTTGACTACCTCAAGTCACCGGAGAAGTACCAACGTCTGGGCGCCAAGGTGCCACGCGGTGCCCTGTTGCTCGGTCCGCCCGGTTGCGGTAAAACGCTGCTGGCCAAAGCGGTGGCTACCGAAGCTCAAGTGCCTTTCCTTAGCATGAACGGTTCCGAGTTCATTGAGATGATCGGTGGCCTGGGTGCCGCTCGTGTGCGTGATCTCTTCAAGGAGGGCAAGAAGCGTGCGCCGTGCATTATTTACATCGATGAAATCGATGCCATTGGTCGCCAGCGTTCCGGCACCGAGAGCATGGGACAGGGAAGCTCTGGAGAATCGGAGCAAACTCTTAATCAGCTGCTTGTTGAGATGGATGGCATGGCTACCAAGGAGGGTGTTCTCATGCTCGCCAGCACCAATCGTGCCGATATACTCGATAAG GCTTTGTTGCGTCCCGGACGCTTCGATCGTCACATACTCATCGATTTGCCTACGCTGCAGGAGCGCAAAGAGATCTTCGAGAAGCATTTGTCCTCGGTCAAACTGGCCGAATCGCCCAGCACATATTCCCAGCGCCTGGCACGCCTGACGCCCGGTTTCTCCGGCGCCGACATTGCCAACGTGTGCAACGAGGCGGCGTTGCATGCGGCACGTCACACACAGTCCGAAGTGAGCAGCAAGAATCTGGAGTATGCTGTGGAGCGTTTAGTGG GTGGTACCGAGAAGCGTTCGCATGCGCTGTCGCTGGCGGAACGCAAGGTGATTGCGTATCACGAGTCGGGACATGCGCTTGTCGGCTGGATGCTGCCCAACTCGGATATCCTGCTCAAGGTGACAATTGTGCCGCGCACAAGTCTCGCATTGGGCTTCGCTCAGTATACGCCGAGCGAGCAGCATTTGTATTCCAAGGAGGAGCTCTTCGATAAGATGTGCATGGCCCTGGGCGGTCGGGCCGCCGAGAATTTGATCTTTCAGCGCATTACGACGGGCGCCCAAAATGATCTGGAGAAGGTGACCAAAATAGCGTATTCACAGATTAAGAAATTTGGCATGAATGACACTTTGGGTCCGATCTATATACGCGATGCGGATGAATCCGGTAGTTCGGGCgccggtggcagcagcaaaccGTTCTCCAGGGCCATGGAGAACATCATCGATAACGAGGCGCGCACCATAGTCTCAAAGGCGTATCAGACCACCGAGGAGATACTCATCACGCACCGCGACAAGCTAGAAAAG CTCGCAGAGGCGCTGTTGGAGAAGGAGACACTCGATTATGACGAGGTTGTTAGCTTGATTGGTCCACCACCGTTCGATCCGGCCAAACGTCAAGTGGAAGCCGTTGAGTTTGAGCAATCGCTGAAGAACCTGAGCACCGACGATGCGACCAAAGCCTAA
- the LOC117568960 gene encoding circadian clock-controlled protein daywake — protein MLVVKPAASKMLRESSKFPILLLLLGVSSTRALELPSPLQRCQPEDQDCLIAQVQSYFQHFSQGIPELMVPSLDPLELGVVRALNNDPSGALSFNLVLTNTSLHLLSKAQLTSIKGFTRDLSKPLKLTWILSAKKLEVHATYDVKGKIIMLPIVSKGDVVIRLNDVQTKSRVSAVAEKRDDGKYYLKLTEHKSVSKVGSGNFSMSNSTNINPALADSMLSVLNNDWEALSADIQPRITEAYDRSIKRIIESLWNAVPYDDFFNIV, from the exons ATGTTAGTTGTGAAACCAGCGGCGAGCAAAATGTTACGTGAAAGTTCCAAATTTcctattttacttttattgttgGGCGTAAGCTCGACTAGAGCTCTGGAATTGC CTTCGCCGCTGCAGCGCTGCCAACCCGAAGATCAGGACTGCCTGATCGCGCAGGTTCAATCGTATTTCCAGCACTTTAGCCAGGGAATTCCTGAACTGATGGTGCCAAGTTTGGATCCCCTGGAGTTGGGAGTAGTGCGTGCCCTAAACAATGATCCCAGCGGTGCGTTGTCTTTTAATCTCGTGCTGACAAACACTTCACTCCACTTGCTGTCGAAAGCACAGCTAACGAGCATTAAGGGTTTCACCAGGGACCTGAGTAAACCTCTGAAACTTACCTGGATCTTAAGTGCAAAGAAACTAGAGGTGCATGCCACCTATGACGTCAAGGGCAAGATCATAATGCTGCCTATCGTGAGCAAAGGCGATGTTGTCATTCGTTTAAACGATGTGCAGACCAAGAGCAGAGTTTCAGCTGTTGCCGAAAAACGTGACGATGGCAAGTACTATCTGAAGCTAACCGAGCACAAGTCCGTCTCCAAAGTTGGCAG TGGTAACTTTAGCATGTCAAACTCAACCAACATAAATCCAGCATTAGCGGATAGCATGTTGTCGGTGCTGAACAATGATTGGGAAGCGTTGTCTGCGGATATTCAGCCCAGGATCACTGAAGCCTATGATCGCTCCATTAAGCGTATAATTGAAAGTCTCTGGAATGCAGTGCCCTATGATGACTTCTTTAACATTGTCTAA
- the LOC117569063 gene encoding circadian clock-controlled protein daywake-like, which yields MLKIALRVLPLILGICGTLAQGYIPSALVRCSVDDKNCFKTQAEQYVKYYKNGIPEHGIPGVEPLELGALNFRLGNSNSPLQMELEATNVAVANFGNGLIVDSLQINASATDLTTPFNVIWKISFPELDINADYTLKGKFLILPMNSKGKLKAKLTKVVVTATCFNQPEKRKDGNTYLKIVKIGATESIGSIKINFTNLFKDAELNEATVKVFNDEFSTFEGEIKPKLMNAITRKMKSVLQKLFDVMPYEGLFLNKKVK from the exons ATGTTAAAGATCGCGCTTAGAGTTCTGCCCCTTATATTGGGCATTTGCGGTACGCTCGCCCAGGGATATATTC CCTCCGCTTTGGTTCGCTGTTCAGTGGATGATAAAAACTGCTTTAAAACTCAAGCGGAGCAATATGTGAAGTATTACAAAAATGGAATTCCGGAGCATGGTATTCCGGGCGTGGAGCCTTTAGAATTGGGAGCACTGAACTTTCGGCTTGGCAACTCAAATAGCCCGTTACAAATGGAATTGGAGGCAACTAATGTTGCTGTCGCAAACTTTGGCAACGGCCTGATCGTAGATAGCTTGCAGATTAATGCCTCTGCCACGGATCTTACCACACCCTTTAATGTGATCTGGAAAATAAGTTTCCCCGAGCTGGATATCAATGCCGATTACACGTTGAAGGGCAAATTTCTTATCTTGCCCATGAATAGCAAGGGTAAGCTGAAAGCCAAGCTGACCAAAGTAGTGGTCACTGCTACTTGTTTTAATCAGCCCGAGAAGCGTAAAGATGGCAACACGTACTTAAAGATCGTAAAGATCGGCGCAACAGAATCCATTGGCAG cATCAAGATAAACTTCACGAATCTATTCAAAGATGCGGAACTGAATGAAGCAACTGTGAAGGTGTTCAACGATGAATTTTCGACATTCGAGGGTGAGATCAAACCGAAGTTAATGAACGCCATTACACGTAAAATGAAGTCCGTATTGCAAAAGCTCTTCGATGTAATGCCTTATGAGGGTTTGTTCCtcaataaaaaagtaaaataa